A window of Treponema pectinovorum contains these coding sequences:
- the gatB gene encoding Asp-tRNA(Asn)/Glu-tRNA(Gln) amidotransferase subunit GatB encodes MAIDRYEIVIGCEIHTQLLTKTKAFCACENKYGGMPNTRVCPVCLGLPGAMPRISKGYVELGAVAGMALNCSIADYTKFDRKHYFYPDLAKGYQITQYDIPLCADGFVDLPLSHYSKDEQEGGKNFRPNNFKGENCIIENSGKKYRRVRIERIHLEEDVGKSLHLPGTHSYIDYNRSGTPLIEIVTKPDMTSPEEAALFMQTVQEILRYVKVTNGNLEEGNMRCDANINLNIWEDGKLYHTPISEIKNLNSFKAIREACAYEAQRQLKEFQEDRQEFNAGYKNTMNWDEANGVTQIMRTKNSFVDYRFVVEPDIKPFSVNPALLERAKSRVGELPEAKRIRFQKDYGLSDFDVETLTSTRALSIWFEEAATGAKDVKKVANWILAELLAVLNDQRKTIEEVNITPKHITELVNAISDNKISGAQGKIVFAKMLENLKMPLQIIKEEGMETVSDSGAIEAVVDKVIGENPKAVEDFKSGKTNVLGWLTGQVMKESRGKANPTIASKLVQEKLSKLV; translated from the coding sequence ATGGCAATAGATAGATACGAAATTGTAATAGGATGCGAAATCCATACTCAACTTCTTACAAAAACAAAGGCATTTTGCGCTTGCGAAAATAAATACGGTGGTATGCCTAATACAAGGGTCTGCCCAGTTTGTCTTGGCCTCCCAGGGGCAATGCCTAGAATTTCAAAGGGGTATGTAGAATTAGGAGCAGTTGCAGGAATGGCACTCAACTGCAGTATTGCCGATTATACAAAATTTGACCGCAAGCATTATTTTTATCCGGATTTGGCAAAGGGATATCAGATAACTCAATATGATATTCCTCTTTGTGCAGACGGCTTTGTTGATTTGCCACTATCTCATTATTCCAAGGATGAACAGGAGGGCGGGAAAAACTTTAGACCAAATAATTTTAAAGGTGAAAATTGCATTATAGAAAATTCTGGCAAAAAATATCGCCGCGTTAGAATAGAGCGCATTCACCTTGAAGAAGATGTTGGAAAGTCACTCCATTTGCCAGGCACTCACTCTTATATCGATTACAATCGCTCTGGAACTCCGTTGATTGAAATCGTAACAAAACCAGATATGACTTCTCCAGAAGAGGCGGCTTTGTTTATGCAAACTGTGCAGGAAATTTTACGCTATGTAAAAGTAACAAACGGAAATTTGGAAGAAGGCAATATGAGGTGCGATGCAAATATCAACCTAAATATTTGGGAAGACGGAAAACTCTATCACACTCCAATTTCAGAAATAAAAAACTTAAACTCATTCAAGGCTATTCGAGAAGCTTGTGCTTACGAAGCACAGAGGCAGTTAAAGGAATTTCAGGAAGACAGGCAGGAATTCAACGCTGGTTATAAAAACACTATGAACTGGGACGAAGCAAATGGTGTTACTCAAATAATGCGTACAAAAAATTCCTTTGTTGACTATCGCTTTGTTGTTGAGCCGGATATAAAACCTTTTTCCGTAAACCCAGCACTTTTGGAGCGTGCAAAATCTCGTGTAGGCGAGTTGCCAGAAGCAAAGAGAATAAGATTTCAAAAGGATTATGGACTTTCGGATTTTGATGTTGAAACTTTGACTTCGACAAGAGCGCTTTCAATCTGGTTTGAAGAAGCTGCAACAGGAGCAAAGGATGTAAAAAAAGTTGCAAACTGGATTTTAGCGGAATTGCTTGCGGTTTTAAACGACCAGCGAAAAACGATTGAAGAAGTTAATATCACTCCAAAGCACATAACAGAACTCGTAAATGCGATTTCGGATAATAAAATTTCTGGTGCGCAGGGAAAAATTGTTTTTGCAAAGATGCTTGAAAACCTAAAAATGCCTTTGCAGATTATAAAAGAAGAAGGAATGGAAACAGTTTCGGACAGCGGTGCTATAGAAGCGGTTGTCGATAAAGTTATAGGTGAAAATCCTAAGGCTGTAGAAGATTTTAAATCCGGCAAGACAAATGTTTTGGGTTGGCTTACGGGGCAGGTTATGAAAGAGTCTAGGGGAAAAGCAAATCCAACTATAGCGTCTAAACTTGTTCAAGAAAAACTTTCTAAATTGGTTTGA
- a CDS encoding MBL fold metallo-hydrolase, producing the protein MKITKFSRHIKLENDGHLQIFFIGTGSAFNKLDFQNNILVIKGDTHLLIDCGNLCPYALSTYNTPVSKIKNILPTHSHADHIGGLEEIAFTGMYLAQHKPNMIITDEYKKILWEGSLKGGCAYGEEKLQDHFMTFDDYFNQLKPQQAKGTPRPMYDITLGSLSLRIFRTVHVPNGSNDWSKIFYSIGVLIDNRVLFTGDTIFDKPLLDWMEENYNIECIFHDCQFYRGGVHASYDQLKNLPQKIKSKMYLCHYGENHKIFKIKKDGFAGFAERGLYYNF; encoded by the coding sequence ATGAAAATAACAAAATTTTCACGACATATAAAATTAGAAAACGATGGGCATTTGCAGATTTTTTTTATAGGAACTGGCAGTGCTTTTAACAAATTGGATTTTCAAAACAACATACTTGTAATAAAGGGAGATACTCATCTTTTAATAGACTGCGGCAATCTCTGTCCTTACGCTTTAAGCACCTATAACACTCCTGTTTCAAAAATAAAAAATATATTGCCAACTCACTCACACGCAGATCATATTGGCGGCTTGGAAGAAATCGCTTTTACAGGGATGTACCTCGCTCAACACAAGCCAAATATGATAATAACCGACGAGTACAAAAAAATTCTCTGGGAAGGCAGCTTAAAAGGTGGCTGTGCATACGGCGAAGAAAAGTTGCAAGACCATTTTATGACTTTCGACGACTATTTTAATCAATTAAAACCACAGCAGGCAAAGGGAACTCCACGTCCAATGTACGACATAACCTTGGGTTCTCTATCTCTTCGCATTTTTAGAACGGTTCATGTTCCAAATGGTTCTAACGACTGGAGCAAGATTTTTTACTCGATTGGAGTTTTGATTGACAACAGAGTTCTATTTACTGGCGACACGATATTTGACAAGCCACTGCTCGACTGGATGGAAGAAAACTACAACATTGAATGCATTTTTCACGACTGCCAGTTTTACAGAGGAGGCGTTCACGCTTCTTACGACCAGTTAAAAAATCTTCCGCAAAAAATTAAATCCAAGATGTACCTTTGCCACTATGGCGAAAACCACAAAATATTCAAGATAAAAAAAGACGGCTTTGCAGGCTTTGCAGAGCGCGGTTTATATTACAATTTTTAA
- a CDS encoding HAD family hydrolase — protein sequence MKIYFIPDDVRVLIFDIDSTLYTNEEYAHEQIDSQIRHFAALRGITAQQARAMIADFRKEWAANHSNQKISLGNLLTHFGISIEESIEWRKNLFNPFEYLKKDERLIETLKNLSNQFYLICVTNNPVLPAKKTLEALGVLEFFPNVIGLDSTKKSKPAKEIFDLAVNLAEKHTAQKIKYKNCISIGDRYDIDLALPLKLGMGAILVDGVKDVYELPNFL from the coding sequence ATGAAAATCTATTTTATTCCAGACGATGTTCGCGTGTTGATTTTTGACATCGATTCAACGCTTTACACAAACGAAGAATACGCGCACGAACAGATTGACAGCCAGATAAGGCATTTTGCTGCATTGCGAGGAATTACAGCGCAACAAGCAAGGGCGATGATTGCAGATTTTAGAAAAGAATGGGCGGCAAATCATTCTAATCAAAAGATAAGCCTTGGGAATCTGCTCACTCATTTTGGAATTTCAATCGAAGAAAGCATAGAATGGCGAAAAAATCTCTTTAATCCTTTTGAATACCTCAAAAAAGACGAAAGATTGATAGAAACACTAAAAAACCTTTCAAACCAATTTTATTTAATCTGCGTAACAAATAATCCTGTTCTTCCAGCAAAAAAAACATTGGAAGCTCTCGGCGTTTTAGAGTTTTTTCCAAACGTGATTGGGCTTGATTCAACAAAAAAATCAAAACCCGCAAAAGAAATTTTTGACCTTGCCGTTAACCTTGCAGAAAAACACACAGCGCAAAAAATAAAATACAAAAATTGTATAAGCATTGGAGACCGCTACGACATTGACCTTGCCCTGCCTTTAAAATTGGGGATGGGTGCTATCTTAGTCGATGGCGTTAAAGATGTGTACGAGTTGCCCAACTTTTTGTAG
- the prs gene encoding ribose-phosphate diphosphokinase: MPYSEPTNLGVIACPGGAAFAEEVISHLRHMYKHRFTLKNDVISKRYSMDKDKLIQDINFRNDMVTSDLVVRGAVDKYRAPKFKIETAFTWFANGEVKAELMDSVRGKDIYIFQDAENHLPLEMNGGKNTVTFSVNDHVMTLLVTVDAVQQAGAKSITLVLPAFPYSRQHKKKGREGLTAALLCHIYELKNVDRVITLDIHSREIVNAFNTTHLENLHASYQVIRELTRVVNLTGPQKEDLVVVSPDTGAIDRNKFYATGLKVPLAMIYKERDYSVVTQNAKQTNIKSVKLLGDVKGKVAFLADDMLGTGGTLLKAMQFLQEQGATKVIAAISLPFFTGNAVELFDEAYKNGQFYRIIGTNAVYHPELKDKEWFISTNVSGLFANVITRIHHNQSLSDLLDNRTIIDKLVKKEDDKSTSV; this comes from the coding sequence ATGCCTTATTCTGAACCAACGAACCTTGGTGTTATTGCCTGCCCTGGTGGAGCCGCTTTTGCAGAAGAAGTGATTTCTCACCTTCGCCACATGTATAAACATCGTTTTACTTTAAAAAACGACGTAATTTCTAAGCGATACAGCATGGACAAGGACAAGTTGATTCAAGATATAAATTTTAGAAACGATATGGTAACTTCTGACCTTGTCGTTAGAGGTGCGGTTGATAAATATCGTGCGCCAAAATTTAAAATTGAAACCGCGTTTACCTGGTTTGCAAACGGCGAAGTAAAGGCCGAATTGATGGACAGCGTTCGCGGAAAAGACATTTATATTTTTCAGGACGCAGAAAACCATCTGCCTTTGGAAATGAATGGTGGTAAAAACACCGTAACTTTTTCTGTTAATGACCACGTTATGACCTTGCTCGTTACGGTTGATGCCGTTCAGCAGGCTGGTGCAAAGTCTATAACCTTAGTTTTGCCGGCGTTTCCTTACAGCCGTCAGCACAAAAAAAAGGGAAGAGAAGGTCTTACCGCTGCCCTTTTGTGCCATATCTATGAATTAAAAAATGTTGACCGCGTTATTACTCTTGATATTCATTCGCGAGAAATTGTAAACGCATTTAATACAACCCATCTGGAAAATTTGCATGCTTCTTATCAAGTTATCAGAGAACTTACAAGAGTTGTGAATCTTACAGGACCTCAAAAAGAAGACTTGGTTGTTGTTTCTCCCGACACTGGTGCGATTGACCGAAATAAATTTTATGCGACAGGGTTAAAAGTGCCTCTGGCGATGATTTACAAAGAGAGGGATTATTCTGTTGTAACGCAAAATGCTAAGCAGACAAACATAAAAAGCGTAAAATTGCTTGGCGACGTAAAAGGAAAGGTTGCATTTTTGGCGGACGATATGCTTGGAACTGGTGGCACTCTTTTAAAAGCGATGCAATTTTTGCAGGAGCAGGGTGCGACAAAGGTCATTGCAGCGATTTCTCTGCCATTTTTTACTGGCAATGCGGTTGAACTTTTTGACGAAGCATATAAAAACGGTCAGTTTTACAGGATAATCGGAACTAACGCTGTTTATCATCCTGAATTAAAAGACAAAGAATGGTTTATAAGCACAAATGTTTCCGGGCTTTTTGCAAATGTTATTACGCGCATTCACCACAACCAAAGTTTGAGCGATTTGCTTGATAACCGCACTATAATCGATAAATTGGTAAAAAAAGAAGACGATAAATCAACTTCGGTGTAA
- a CDS encoding MBL fold metallo-hydrolase: MKLTILGSGTSHGVPVIGCTCAVCKSKDKKDNRLRCSALLTVNKKNYLIDVGPDFRTQALRLGLNSLESVFLTHTHADHLHGIDDLRIFSHKNSVAMQAEEPDAIKYPETTGEGLAIYMSGKSAERIKSCFPYIFSQQQKGGGIPKLNIITCDQNDFHNPIIKDSFTVVPIPLVHGYTESFGWVFTSNDSVGKKHSIAYLTDCNFISESSLQIVKDSCAGGVLEHLVIDALRAKPHSSHNNFEQALFYANIIGAKNTWFTHLTHDFLHIEICKYIDEHLSKYEKLQSIVQNGGSVKPSYDGLVLSC; the protein is encoded by the coding sequence ATGAAGCTTACGATTCTTGGCTCAGGAACTAGTCACGGAGTTCCTGTCATCGGTTGTACCTGTGCGGTTTGTAAATCAAAAGACAAAAAAGATAATAGGCTCAGGTGCAGCGCACTGCTCACCGTTAACAAAAAAAATTATCTCATAGATGTAGGTCCAGATTTTAGGACTCAGGCATTGCGATTAGGGCTCAATTCTTTGGAGTCTGTTTTCTTAACTCATACTCACGCAGACCATCTCCACGGCATAGACGACTTACGCATATTCAGCCATAAAAATTCTGTTGCAATGCAAGCCGAAGAGCCCGATGCCATTAAATATCCGGAAACTACAGGCGAAGGGCTTGCAATCTACATGAGCGGAAAATCAGCAGAAAGGATAAAATCATGCTTCCCATATATATTTTCTCAGCAGCAAAAAGGTGGTGGAATTCCTAAACTGAATATAATCACCTGCGATCAAAATGATTTTCATAATCCAATAATAAAAGATAGTTTTACCGTAGTTCCAATTCCACTTGTTCACGGCTACACAGAAAGTTTTGGCTGGGTGTTTACTAGTAATGATTCCGTCGGCAAAAAACATTCAATCGCTTATCTTACAGACTGCAATTTTATAAGCGAATCTTCCTTGCAAATCGTAAAAGATTCTTGTGCAGGCGGAGTTCTGGAACACTTGGTAATAGACGCTTTACGAGCAAAACCACATTCTTCGCACAACAATTTTGAGCAGGCTCTTTTTTATGCAAACATAATCGGTGCAAAAAATACGTGGTTTACGCATCTTACTCATGATTTTTTGCATATTGAAATTTGCAAATATATCGATGAGCATTTGAGTAAATATGAAAAACTTCAATCGATTGTACAAAATGGCGGTTCCGTAAAACCTTCTTATGACGGCTTGGTTCTTTCTTGTTGA
- the rpmB gene encoding 50S ribosomal protein L28, which produces MSRICDVCLKGSMTGNKVSKSYNHTRRTWRPNLLKVKTEIGGTTRTLNVCTRCMRSGFVTKKINVVPANAGAPSASAE; this is translated from the coding sequence ATGTCAAGAATTTGTGATGTTTGCTTAAAAGGTTCAATGACAGGTAACAAAGTTTCTAAATCATACAACCACACACGCCGCACTTGGAGGCCTAATCTCTTAAAAGTAAAGACAGAAATTGGTGGAACAACTCGCACTTTGAACGTGTGTACACGCTGTATGCGTAGTGGTTTTGTAACAAAGAAGATTAATGTAGTTCCTGCAAATGCTGGTGCTCCATCTGCTTCTGCTGAATAA
- a CDS encoding capsule assembly Wzi family protein, with amino-acid sequence MKKILIAIVTTYLIANTIFAQEILDSTEERYYDFLSLTGNSKRNFLTYRTLSDSVWTVEDDLSSPKDIWAGNNLGSTKILIEDKSQNSNFFTSGIQKELRYKLFAPQWYSSYNTASPYGVNDGALWQGKGYNTAITGGARIEGYGFELTIRPQFSYSQNIEYEYMTSTSMKNGIYADKAGKYGYWWTVVDFVQRYGEDSFTKFDWGDSEIRWSWKAFTVGFGTQAVWLGPAFYSPLLSSNNAPTYPKFDFGLKRVGITLPYFNIYLGDIETRIWIGKLKESDYFDSESQNDRNQYSGFNFAYAPSFIHGLTLGVTKITVSKWGDDFWLYAYPGYNGNTLSGNSAGRVGEDQKASLYADWLFTKIGFEVYGELSFDDFLAEGFTFYAYERYPIHAIAWNWGLKKSFEVSKKHNLRGLLQFEWNWSEASQDYQMWAGSNYNFGTHGQITQGYTNGGQWIGSGYGYGGNSQTLAFTLYRKSGFDKIFIQRNNPDNNYIYSKCVSADENTTKKLADLYFTGFKANFNLGFESLFFVTKDFSIRAGFIYNKIINPMYNPGTTYGTYRREYNWIDNFQINWSLKYQFL; translated from the coding sequence ATGAAAAAAATTTTAATCGCTATAGTTACAACATATCTGATTGCAAACACAATATTTGCACAGGAAATTCTAGATTCCACAGAAGAAAGATATTATGATTTTCTTTCTTTGACGGGAAACTCAAAAAGAAATTTCTTAACTTATAGAACGCTAAGCGACAGCGTATGGACTGTAGAAGATGACCTTTCCTCTCCAAAAGATATATGGGCTGGCAATAATTTAGGTTCAACAAAGATTTTGATAGAAGACAAAAGTCAAAATTCAAACTTTTTTACGAGCGGAATTCAAAAAGAACTTCGCTATAAACTTTTCGCACCACAGTGGTATTCAAGCTACAATACAGCTTCTCCTTACGGCGTTAACGATGGTGCTCTATGGCAAGGCAAAGGATACAACACGGCAATAACCGGCGGTGCAAGAATTGAAGGCTATGGTTTTGAACTAACAATACGTCCACAATTTAGTTACAGCCAAAACATAGAATACGAATATATGACTTCCACCAGCATGAAAAATGGAATCTATGCAGACAAGGCTGGCAAATACGGTTATTGGTGGACAGTTGTCGATTTTGTCCAGCGATATGGCGAAGACTCTTTTACAAAATTTGACTGGGGCGATAGCGAAATACGCTGGTCTTGGAAGGCGTTTACGGTTGGTTTTGGAACTCAAGCCGTGTGGCTCGGCCCTGCATTCTACTCTCCACTGTTGTCTTCCAACAACGCACCAACTTATCCTAAATTTGATTTTGGCTTAAAACGAGTTGGAATAACGCTCCCTTATTTTAATATCTACCTTGGCGATATAGAAACGCGCATTTGGATTGGAAAACTTAAAGAATCTGACTATTTTGACAGCGAAAGCCAAAATGATCGCAATCAATATTCAGGATTCAACTTTGCCTACGCACCTTCATTTATTCATGGTCTTACACTTGGCGTTACTAAGATAACTGTTAGCAAATGGGGCGACGATTTCTGGCTATACGCTTATCCCGGTTACAATGGAAACACTCTTTCTGGAAATTCCGCTGGACGAGTGGGAGAAGATCAAAAAGCTTCGCTTTATGCAGATTGGCTTTTTACAAAAATCGGTTTTGAAGTATACGGAGAACTTTCGTTTGATGATTTTCTCGCAGAAGGATTTACTTTTTACGCATACGAAAGATATCCAATACACGCTATAGCATGGAACTGGGGATTAAAAAAAAGTTTTGAAGTTTCCAAAAAACACAATTTGCGCGGACTTTTACAGTTTGAATGGAACTGGTCAGAAGCCTCGCAAGACTATCAAATGTGGGCAGGAAGCAATTATAACTTTGGAACTCATGGACAAATCACTCAAGGATACACAAACGGTGGGCAATGGATTGGAAGCGGTTACGGCTATGGTGGAAACAGTCAGACGCTCGCCTTTACTCTCTATAGAAAAAGTGGATTTGATAAAATTTTTATTCAGCGCAACAATCCAGACAACAATTACATATATTCAAAATGTGTAAGCGCAGACGAAAATACAACAAAAAAACTTGCAGACCTTTACTTTACAGGATTCAAAGCGAATTTTAACTTAGGTTTTGAATCGTTATTTTTTGTAACAAAAGATTTTTCTATAAGAGCAGGTTTTATCTACAACAAGATAATAAATCCTATGTACAACCCTGGTACCACATACGGAACTTACCGCCGTGAATACAACTGGATTGATAATTTTCAAATAAACTGGTCTTTAAAATATCAGTTTTTATAA
- the uvrB gene encoding excinuclease ABC subunit UvrB: MRQFKVISPYEPSGDQGQAIEKLSQGFLRGDRYQTLKGVTGSGKTFTMAKIIEKVQRPTLIISHNKTLSAQLYREFKSFFPNNAVEYFVSYYDYYQPEAYVPARDLYIEKDASVNKEIDNLRLKATYSLMERRDVIVVATVSCIYGLGMPDLYKEMRVHIEKGEIFDTRKFGIKMASIQYQRNDMVLERGNFRVRGDTIEVYPPYMETDTAYRIELDFDEIASIKRFNVITREIEEELDEMQFYPSKHFVVPQEALLSASEKILAEMKEQVEKFETAGKLLEAERIKTRTTYDVEMMKEMGYCSGIENYSGPISGRKKGAPPATLLHYFPDDFLCMIDEAHVTVPQVGAMYECDRSRKQNLIDFGFRLPSALDNRPLKFGEFEKKLNQVIYVTATPREQEIKQSTQVVEQIIRPTGLLDPIIDVRPSEGQMEDIYKEVKERIKKKERSLILTLTKKMAEDLTDYLLGLNLKVKYIHSEIDTFERVEILKSLRTGEIDVLIGINLLREGIDLPEVSFIAILDADKIGFLRSTTSLIQIVGRAARNQNGTVVMYADTITPSIKETVDETKRRREIQEKYNKEHGITPHTVSKAVQDILIRQQKDAKETEEIELDVLKKSANLFNPKQRKKLIEALKKEMSDCADRLEYENAAAIRDQIIEIERNYGK, translated from the coding sequence ATGCGACAGTTTAAAGTTATTTCTCCATACGAGCCTTCAGGCGACCAGGGACAAGCGATAGAAAAATTGAGTCAGGGATTTTTGCGAGGCGACCGCTATCAAACTCTAAAAGGCGTAACTGGTTCTGGAAAAACTTTTACGATGGCAAAGATAATCGAAAAAGTGCAACGCCCAACTTTGATAATCTCTCATAACAAAACCCTTTCTGCTCAACTCTACAGAGAATTCAAATCATTTTTTCCAAACAACGCCGTAGAATATTTTGTTTCGTATTATGACTACTATCAGCCGGAAGCCTATGTTCCTGCCCGCGACCTTTATATAGAAAAAGATGCATCTGTAAACAAAGAAATCGACAACCTGCGTTTAAAAGCAACCTACTCTCTCATGGAAAGAAGGGATGTTATAGTTGTGGCAACGGTCAGCTGCATTTACGGTTTGGGAATGCCAGATTTATACAAAGAGATGCGCGTTCACATAGAAAAAGGTGAAATTTTTGATACGCGAAAATTCGGCATAAAGATGGCAAGCATTCAGTATCAAAGGAACGATATGGTTTTGGAACGCGGAAATTTTAGAGTGCGTGGCGACACGATAGAAGTTTATCCTCCATACATGGAAACCGACACAGCATACAGAATCGAACTAGACTTTGATGAAATCGCTTCAATTAAAAGATTTAACGTGATAACTCGCGAAATTGAAGAAGAACTCGATGAAATGCAATTTTATCCTTCCAAACACTTTGTCGTTCCTCAAGAAGCGCTTTTATCCGCCAGTGAAAAAATCCTCGCAGAGATGAAAGAACAGGTGGAAAAATTTGAAACTGCTGGCAAACTATTAGAAGCCGAGCGAATAAAAACCAGAACAACTTACGATGTAGAGATGATGAAAGAGATGGGCTATTGCTCTGGAATTGAAAATTATTCAGGGCCTATTTCTGGAAGAAAAAAAGGAGCCCCGCCAGCAACGCTCTTGCATTACTTTCCAGACGATTTTTTGTGCATGATTGACGAAGCCCATGTTACAGTTCCGCAAGTTGGTGCCATGTACGAGTGCGACCGGAGCAGAAAGCAGAATTTGATAGATTTTGGATTTCGCCTGCCTTCCGCCCTGGATAATCGTCCCCTAAAATTTGGCGAATTTGAAAAAAAACTGAATCAGGTAATCTATGTTACAGCAACTCCACGGGAGCAGGAAATAAAACAGTCAACTCAAGTTGTAGAACAGATAATCCGACCTACAGGACTTTTAGACCCAATAATCGACGTTCGCCCAAGCGAAGGTCAAATGGAAGACATCTATAAAGAAGTAAAAGAGCGAATAAAAAAGAAAGAGCGCAGTTTGATTTTAACGCTTACAAAAAAAATGGCAGAAGATTTAACCGACTATCTTTTAGGTCTAAATTTAAAAGTAAAATATATTCATTCAGAAATAGACACCTTTGAACGAGTGGAAATACTAAAGAGCCTGCGCACTGGAGAAATTGATGTGTTGATTGGAATCAACCTTTTACGCGAAGGCATAGATTTGCCAGAAGTAAGTTTTATAGCAATTCTCGATGCAGATAAAATCGGCTTTTTGCGCAGCACAACTTCTCTAATTCAAATTGTAGGAAGGGCTGCAAGAAATCAAAACGGCACGGTTGTCATGTATGCAGATACAATAACTCCATCTATAAAGGAAACCGTTGACGAAACTAAACGGCGTCGGGAAATTCAGGAAAAGTACAATAAAGAACACGGCATAACTCCTCACACTGTAAGCAAAGCGGTTCAAGATATATTGATAAGGCAGCAAAAAGATGCAAAAGAAACAGAAGAAATTGAACTTGATGTGCTTAAAAAGAGTGCAAATCTGTTCAACCCAAAACAGCGCAAAAAATTGATAGAAGCGCTAAAAAAAGAAATGTCGGATTGTGCAGACAGGCTCGAATACGAAAATGCAGCAGCAATCCGCGACCAGATAATAGAAATAGAAAGAAATTACGGAAAATAA